The Sorangiineae bacterium MSr11954 DNA segment GCGATGCCGAGGGTGTCGTAGCCCAGGTTGGCGGCGCGCTCGACGAGGGTCTCGGGGGAGGAGGCGCCCATCAGGAAGGAGAAGTTGGTGCGCGTCCAGAGCTCGACGAAGTGGGATTTGGGGGGCGCGGTCGTGGCTTCGGGTGCGGGGCTGGGGTTGGAGGGGGATTTGCGGAATGGGAGGACGACGGCGTTCGGGGCGGCGATGTCCGGGGGCGTGGAGTCAGACATGGGCGATGTAGCCCCAGAGGGACAGCTGCTTCGTTCGGGCGTCGCGGACGAGCCAGATCATGCCGAGCTCCGGATCGAAGACGGCGAGCTCGTCGTAAGCGGCGTGCGAGGGGCCTCGCCACCACTCGGCCAGGCCGTTGCGCGCGAGGAAAAACGTGGGGGCCTCGGGGTTCGGGCTCGTATAGAGCAGCGGCTGGCGGAGAAAGCGTCCCGGCTCGATGGCGCGTGAGATTCGGCGCTCCGTTTCGAGACGTGGTCCTCGTCGTTCCGGTTCTTCTCGTCGTTCCCGGTCTCTTCGTTCTTTCGGGCGCTTCGCAAAGGGGACGAGGCGCATGCGCTGCGAGGGGTTCCAGCGGTTTTCGAGGCAGAGCATCCCGACTTGGCGCTCTCCGAGCTCCGCCTCGAGCTCGGCGACGAGCGGTGGAAGGCGGATGGCGGCGCGGGCCTCGGGGGTGAACAGATCGCGCGCGCGGAGCTCGTGGGCGACGAGCTTGGTGGCGCGCAAGGTGACGGCGAGAACGGGGGCCGAGAGCGCGTGGGCTTCGATGCGGGCGCGGAGCACGGCCATCAGCTCGGTCGACGTTCGAATGGGCGCCGAGAGGTTCGACGCGAGCACGGTGCGCGGGGGCTCTCCTTCGGGGAGGAGCGCGCGATCGAGGGCGAGAACGAGCTCGGTTCGGGCGATGCACTGCGCGCGTCCGGCGAGGCGGGCGCTCAGCCGATCGCAGAGGGTCTTGGCCACGAAGAGGAGCGACTCGTGCGAGTCGATGCCATATTCGAGCTCGATCGACTCCTCCGGCAGCGAAGGGGGCACGTACGGCGTGAGGGGGGTCTCGTCTTCGCCGCGCAAGAGCGCCATCACGGCCCGATCCCGAAGGCGCGGGCCGAGCTCGGAGGGCGGCAGCTTTTGCAGATCCGCGATGGTGGAGAGCCCCAATTTGCCGAGCCAATCGAGGTGCGAGCCATCGAGCCCCAGCGCGGTGATGGGAAGGCGCGCAAAGGCTTCATCATCGGGATCGACCTGCGCCATGCCGGCACGCGCATCGCTCTCCGAGCTACGCGCGTGCCGTGCAAATGCCGCGGCCATGCGCGGTCCGCGGGCGATGGCCACCCGCACGAAGGGATGCCCGAGCGACGCGGCGCACGCCCGAAGCCGCACCGCCAACGTGTGGGCGCCCGAGGGATCGCCCGGGCCGGCGTGCAAATGCTCGCAGCCGGTGACGTCGACGAACACCATATCGTCCGCGGTGCAAAACGCGGTGCTCCTCCCGAGGGCCAGCATCGCCTCCGCCACGCACGCCAAGGTCCTCTCGACGGCGCGCGCCGAGACCACCCGCACCGCGAGCTCCGACGATCGCGCCCGCGCCGCGGCCATGGTGAAGCCGGGCAGGATCCCGAGGGCCTGCGCCTCGGGCGACACCTCGTCGATGCGCGTGTTGCCGAGGAGCGAGCTTTCGCCCTCGATGGTGCTTCCAGGCTGCGCCATCACCACGGCCAAAGGACCTCGCGCAGGCGCGCGCTCGCGCGCGATGGCGACGCGCAGATGGGGGAAGGCCATGGCGGCGAAGCGCTTATTCTCGGTGCGGGAGTGGGTGGGCAGGTTCATGGTTGCGTCCTAAATCGTCGAGAGGAATCCACGTGCGCAGAGGTCCCATGCGGCCGCGGCGATCCTTGGCCACGCGCACGGAGAGCTCGTTCGGCCGGCGACCGAGCTCGAGGCGAAGCGCCACCGGCCACGGCAAGCTGCGCGGGATGTTCGAATCGGTCAGCAAGACGACCGTCGTTCCTTCTTTCGCCGCCAGGAGCGAGAGCTTGCGGACCATCACCTCGTTCGGCAGCGGTCTTCGCTTGCGCGCTCCCCGGGGTACCAGCGCCTCCGGCGCCGAAGCCCCTGGCACCGGGGCCATCTCCACCACGACCATCTCGAACGCCCCCGAGCCCACGACTTTGACCGCAATGCGCCCGAGGTCGGAGGGCGCGGGCCGCACCACCAAGAGCCGCTCCAGATCGATCCCTACCCGCGCGATCCCCGGCGCATACAACGTCTCATACGGGTCGAGCCACGCCACGAAGGCGTTCGCATCCTTCGAGAGCGCCGCCCGCACCGCGGCGAGGGCCACATGCATGCCCCCGCCGAGCATGTTCGGAGATGCAAGCTCGACCACGGTGCCCCGTAGAAAGCCGCGGTCGGGGAGCAGGGCTTCGAGATGGGGCCAACCCAACGCGTGGATCGCGTCGGGTTGGCTCGCCAGTTCTGCGCTCTTCGAGCCAAAATCGGCGAAAATCTCCTGAAGGCGTGCTACACCCATCCAACACTGATCGTACGATCAGTACGTAGCCGGAACAAGTCTTTCGCACATCGGCGCTGCTGGCGTGCTCGGCGGGGTTTCGGCTAGGTTTTTCCAATATTTACTTGGGTTTAGATATTGAAGAGGTCGTTTTCGGTTGCGACCGTAAGCGCCCGCTCGTGCCACTGTTCGAGGACGTGCACATCGGTGCAAGCGAGGAGGCGCGCGCGGCTGGCCGTACCGAGCGGCACGTTGCGCGCGGCGAGGGCCTTTTCGATGGCTCTCCGCCAGGCATCCGCCTCGCCTTTGGCGAATCCTTTCTCCTCGCCTTTGGCGAATCCCTTCTCCTCGCCTTTGGCAAATCCGATGTTCATGAGTTGTTCGGCCGCGGTCATGACGTCCTCTTTTCCTTCGGGCCCGGAGATCTCGATAAGTTTAGTGGAAACGACCGACGCGTCCACATCGCGCAGGACGCTGTTCAAGTACACGTAGAGCTGTACCAAGAGAGCGCGGGTGCTCGCGTCTCGCTTGGTCGATGCGGCCAGATCGCGCATCAAGGGTATGGCCTGTTCGAAGCGCTCCGTGGAGCGGGACGTCCAGAACGCGATTTGGACGAGACGTCCCAAGACGTGCAAGGTGCGCGTGGCCAGGGTTTCGAGCGGCAACGACGCGAGGTCGTCGAGGACGAAGTCGAAGTGGGGCACGTAAGGGCGGGTCGCTTCGATCGTGTCGGGATTGGCGTCGAGCACGGATGCGAAGTCGGGGCGGCCGCGCCAGCCTTTGGCGCCGTGGTGCAAAACCACCGATACGAGGATGGGCAGCTTGGTCCCGTTGCCCGGATGCTTCACCAACCACCGGTTCCATACGCGAACGGCATAGCGCAAAAGCCGAAAAGGGATTTGCGCATCGAATGAGGATTGGTGCTCGAACAAGACGTAAACGAGCGCGGGTACGTCGCAGACGGTGCGCGTTTCGTACAGAAGATCGGAGTGCGTGGACTCCAGCTCCTCGTCGACGAACGAACCTGGCTGCAACTCGAGCGACCTCAGATCGAGCCGCTCGCGCAACGCGGGCGGTAACACGGTTTCCAATTCACTCCGGGCGATGTCGGAGCGGCCAAACGCGGCTTTGAAGAGCGCGTCGTGCGGGGATTTGGTCGTCATTCACGGCCTCCTCCCGTCTCCCCTGCCTCGATTTTACGGCCCTCCGCCGCCCGATCGCAAATTTCTAAACATTGCCGCCGTCGACGAAATACAAAGCCTGCCTATCGATTGGGTTTGTCAATTTGCGCCAACGTGGCATCGTCCCATGCCGCGGCCGTCATCCGTGCCCGCCTTCTCCATTTTCCTACTTTTCTCTTTATTTCGACGATTTTCGTCGATGCGGAGCTCGCCCGCCCATGCCTCTTCTTGCTCACTTTGTCTCATCGACAGCCACTATGGCTCTTTTTGTCACATCCTGCAGCGGCACGGGCACCGAGGACGGAGGTCGACGCGCCGATGCGGGGCCCTCCCCTGTCGCGAGCTGCCCGGGCGCCAGCAACACGGGCGTGCCGCCGGGCACGGTGCTCCAGCCCATGACCGCCATGACGATTCGGACGGCGGGAACGGTGATTGAGAACAAAGAAATTACCGGCTGCGTGACCATTCTCGCCAACGACGTGACGATCCGCCGCTCGCGCATCTTTGCGAGCGTGGACTGCGCGATCCGCACGGGATTCGGTGACTACAGCGGCATTCTGATCGAGGATGTGGAGGTCGACGGGAGCAAGAACCCCAACGATCATTTGCTCGTGGGCTCGGCCGGCTACACCTGCCGCCGGTGCAACATTCATCACTCGCGAACGGCATTGGGGCTCGCCAAGGACGTTGTCATCGAAGATTCGTGGGTTCACGACACCGACGCAGCCACCAACGCGGTGCACAAAGCCGCGGCGTCGGGGCATGGGAGCGACAACATCGTCCTCCGTCACAACACACTCCTTTGCGATGCGGGCGCCGGCGACGCCGATGTCACGGGTGGTTGCTCGTCCGCCGTTTCATTCTATGGAACCAATTCGGCCATCACCAATGTGCGGGTCGAGGACAATTGCATGGCCACCACGGGCCGCTACTGCACATACGCCGGATCGCTCGATAGCAAGCCGTACCCGACGGGCTCCAACATCCAATACGTCAACAACCACTTCCTCCGGACCTTGAGCCCGTATTGTGGCGTGTCTGGCCCCGTCGCGGGGTGGAAAAATGGAAATGGAAACGTGTGGTCCGGCAATGTGTGGGACAACACCACCGATCCTGTCTGCATCGATCAGGCGCAGTGCCCTTCGGGGCTTACGTGCAATAACCGGGGCTCCTGCGTACAATAACGGTATTGCGCGCTCCGCGCGCTACCGCCACTTCGCCAGTTGCGCTTCGGCGTGCGATATCGCTTGGCGAATTGCGCTGGTCGGCGTGCGATATCGTCTCGCAAATTGCTCTTCGGCGTGCGGTACCTCTACTTCGTGCGTTGCGCTTCGGCGCGCGATACCGCTTCGCAAATTGCGCTTCGGCGTGCGGTGCCTCTACTTCGCGGGTTTGCGCTCGGCGCGCGATATCGCCTCGTGAATTGCGCTTCGGCGCGCCGTACCTTTACTTCGTGCGTTGCGCTTCGCGCGCGATACCGCTTCGCAAATTGCGCTTCGGCGGGCGGCACCTCTACTTCGCGGGTTTGCGCTCGGCGCGCGATATCGCCTCGTGAATTGCGCTTCGGCGCGCCGTACCTTTACTTCGTGCGTTGCGCTTCGCGCGCGATACCGCTTCGCAAATTGCGCTTCGGCGGGCGGCACCTCTACTTCGCGCGTTGCGCTTCGGCACGCGCTACCGCCACTTCGCCAGTTGCGCTTCGGCGCGCGATATCGCTTCGCCAGTTGCGCTTCGGCGCGCGATATCGCTTCGCCAGTTGCGCTTCGGCGCGCGATATCGCTTCGCGTGTTGCGCTTCGGCGCGCGATATCGCTTCGCGTGTTGCGCTTCGGCGCGGTACTACTTCGCGGGTTGCGCGGTACCTCTACTTCGCGAGTTGCGCGTTTGGCGCGCGGTACCCTCTACTTCGCGGGTTGCGCGTTCTGAAGGTCGAGGAGCGCGCGGGCGACGTCGTCGACCGTGGTGATTCGCGAAAGCATGTCCTCGGGGATGTTGATCTGGAAATAATCTTCGATGTCCGCCACGGCTTCCATCACGGCGAGGCTGTCGAGGCCCAGATCGTTCGTGATGTCGTCGTCGGGGCGAATGGGTCGATCGAGCTCTACGTGCTTGCTCAAGACCGTCGTCGTGCCCATCAGCGTTTCGTTGTACGTCGCCATCTCGATGTTCGTTTTAGTACTTCACCGGGCGCGTTGTCGACAGACGGGAGCCCGCTTTCGTTCGTTCATGGCTCGCTTGAGTACGATCTCGACGCAGTGAGCCACGGGCAACTGAGCGCCATGGCGGTTGCGATCGGATCGGGCGCATCGAAGAGCGCGCGAATGATCGCGACCCCATCCGCGCCAGCTCGATGGCACGCCGACACGTGCGACGCATCGACTCCGCCCAGCGCGTAAATGCGTGTTGCGCGCGCAATGCGTGACGCGCGAAGTACCTCGCGCGCCTCTGCAAGAGCACCTGTACCGCGCGCGGGCCCTTTGCCCGGGCTGTCGAAAATAGGGCTCACGAGGAGCGCATCGGCCCCCGCATCGCTTGCGAACACCACTTCGTCGCGCGTGTGTACCGGCACATGGATCGATCGCGCCGGTCCAACGATGGCCCGTGCGCGCGTAAGAACGTCGCGATCGCGCGTGAACCCCGGAACATGAACGCCGTCGGCGTCGACATCCGCCGCAAGCGCCGCATCGCCATTGACGATCAACGAAGCGCCACACGACGCTGTGAGCTCCCGCAGCTCGCGAGCACGCGCCCGCAACGCATCTGGCGCGGCAGCCTTGTCGCGCAACTGCACCGCAAAAATGCCGGCAACGGCCGCACGCTCACCCCCGTCTCCCGCACGCTCACCCCCGTCTCCCGCACGCTCACCCCCGTCTCCCGCACGCTCACCCCCGTCTCCCGCACGCTCACCCCCGTCTCCCGCATGCGCACGCCCATCGCCCGCATGCGCACGCCCGTCTCCCGCATGCGCACGCCCATCGCCCACATGCGCACGCCCAGCCCCCCCATACGCCGCAAGCGCACGCCCGACGGCGACGATGGTCGCATCGATGTGCGCAGGTTCGTACGACGGATCGGTGATGAGCAGGATGCGCGCGCCCAGCCCCCGCGGCCCGTCCCCGTCAGGGAGGCGGGGCGGATGCGTCGGAGGCATGGGTCGCAGCGGAAGGTGCGGAGGGACCGTCGAGGCGCGCCAGTTCCTCTTTGGCCGCCGAGGTGTAGCGGCTCGACGGGTACTTTTCGACCAAATAGGCGAGGGTCTCGCGCGCGGCGAGGTCGTTGTGGCGGGCGCGGAAGTTTTCGGCGAGCGCCCAGAGTGCGTCGCCGGCGGTGTCCTCGCGGCGGAGATTGGGATCGGGTTTGTGCGCGCACTGGAATGGGGCCAGCGCAAAGGACGAGAGGGTGACGGAGAGCAACGCCGCGCGCAGCATTACTCGATGAGCCCCGGCGTGGGGCTCGACGCGTTCGCGTAGCGGGATCGCGGCATGCGGCCCGCGAGGAATGCCTTGCGGCCCGAGCTCACCGCCTCCTTCATGGCGGTGGCCATGAGCACCGGATCTTTCGCGTGCGCGATGGCGGTGTTCATCAACACGCCGTGGCAGCCGAGCTCCATGGCGATGGATGCGTCGCTGGCCGTTCCCACGCCCGCGTCCACGATGACCGGGACCTTGGCGTGTTCGAGGATGATCGCCAGGTTGTGCGGGTTGCGGATCCCGAGGCCGCTGCCGATGGGCGCCGCGAGCGGCATCACCGCCGCGCACCCGAGATCTTCGAGCTTCCGGCATACGATGGGATCGTCGATGCAGTACGGAAGGACGGTGAAGCCCTCCTTGATGAGCAGACGCGCGGCCTCCAGGGTCTGCTCGTTGTCCGGGTACAAGGTCTTGGGATCGCCGATGACCTCGAGCTTGACGAGGCTGGCGATGCCGAGCTCGCGCGCGAGGCGAAGGGTGCGCACCGCTTCGTCGGCCGTGTAACAGCCGGCGGTGTTCGGTAGGAGCGTCCAGTCCTTGCGGCGCGTGAGGAGCGACATCAACGAGCCGCTGGATTTGTCGTGGAGATCGACGCGGCGCAGGGCCACGGTGATGATTTCGGCGCCCGAAGCGTCGAGCGCGCGCTCGGTTTCTTCGGTGCTCTTGTACTTCCCCGTGCCGACGATCAGACGACTGCGAAAGCTGCGACCGGCAATGACGAGCGAATCAGTCATGCCGCCTTTTTACTACATTCGCGGGCCTTCCGCGATCGGCTCCCGCGGCGCGCCTGGAGGGTGTTTCGGCAGGCGCTTCCAGCGGCGGTGCAACCAGAGCCACTCCGACGGGTGCTCGCGCACGAACCGCTCGAGCGCGTAGGTCGACCTTCGGGTCGCCTCCTCGATCCACGCGCGGCGGGCGTGCTCGCCGGGAAAGAGCACGTCGAGGACGCAAAGGTGGTGCAGCCCTTCGGGCCCGCGGCACGCGCCGGCCACGACCAAAGGTGCGCCCGCGCTGGCAGCGAGCGCGGCGGGAGCTTTGTCGGTGTGGGCGGGACGGCCAAAGAACGAGACGGTCACCGCGTGCTGCCATCGGACGGGCACTTGGTCGATCATCATGGCGACGGCGCCGCCCGCGCGAAGCATGCGCCGCCCTTCGTTCATGGCCCCCTTGGCCTCGCAGAGCCGGACGCCGTAGCCCCTTCGCGTCGATTGCCAAAAGTGGTCGAGCGCGCGCAGGGAGAGGCGCTTGGTGACCACCAAGAGCGGCCCTTCGCGCGCCATGGCGCACGCGGCGAGATCCCAATTGCCGGTGTGCGTCGCCGCGAGCACGATGCCGCGCCCGAGCGCCCTCGCCTCCGCCAGCGCGCGCCGTGAGCGTTCGTCCATGCGCACGCAGGCGTCGAGGCGCGCGGCATCGCCCCCCGCGAGCCAGAGAAATTCGAACAGGCTGGTCCCCAAGGACCGGTACATCGCCCGCGCGGACGAGCGCGGATGGCGGATCCCCCCCGCCTCCATGGCCTGCTCCACGTGCGCTCGCCGGATGCGCAAGAGGCTCCCGGCGAGAAAGCCGATGCAGGCGCCCAGCACCCGAAGAACGGCGGGCGGGAGCTTGGCGATCAGCCAGCCCAAGCCGGCGAGCAGCCGGCTCGGGCTGCCCGCCCCGATGGACCGTGCTTCGTCATCCAAATCCAGCCGTGCGGCGCGCGGGCTGGCCCTGGGCTCCCTCCACGGCTAGGGCGAAGACGTCGCTTTGCACCAGGGTGAAGGTCTCGCGCTTGGCGGTGCGGGCGTACACGAGCTCGCCATCGATGCGCAAGGATTCCACCTTGGAGATGGTGAGGCTCGCACCATCGTGGGCTACGTAAAGGGTGAGGACCGCACCGTCGGGGAGCGCGAGAAAGCCGTCTTTGTCCAACTTCGCCGACGCTTGCTTTAGGATTGCTTCGAGATGATTCCCGGTCATGACGAACGCCTACGCTAGGGGAGATGGTCCCAGAACGGGTCAGAAAAGTGATGACGAGCGTCCGTCTCGGCCCGCCATCCGTGCCGATGCCGCCAAAGGAGAGGCCCAGCGCGAGGGGATCGAGGGCGGCGGGGAAGAGCTCATCGTGCTCCGCCAGGTTCGGAAGGCGTTCGACGAAACGGTCGTGCTCAAGGGGATCGACCTGGTGGTGCGGCGCGGCGAGACCACGGTCATCATCGGCGGCTCGGGCGCGGGCAAGACGACCTTGCTGCGGCTCATCGTCGCGCTGGAGCAGCCGACCAGCGGCGAGATCCTGATCGCGGGGGAGAACATCGTGGGCTTGCCGGAGCGCGAGCTCAATCGGATCCGCACCAAGTTTGGAATGGTCTACCAGTATGCCGCCCTCCTCGACTCGTACACGGTCATGGAGAACGTGGCCTTTCCTTTGATCGAGCACACCAAGCTCTCGAAGAAGGAAATCCGTGAGCGCGTACTGGAGAAGCTCCGGATTTTGGGATTGGACCCCAAGAACGTCGAAAATAAATTCCCAAGTGAGCTCTCGGGCGGTATGCGGAAAAGGGTTGGGCTGGCGCGCGCGCTCATGCTCGAGCCTCCCATTTTGGTTTACGACGAACCGACCAGCGGGCTCGACCCGCTCACGAGCCGTCTGGTGGACGATCTCATCGAGGAGATGCGCGAACGCTTCAATGTGACGAGCCTCGTCATCTCGCACGACATCGCCAGCTGCTTCCGCATCGCGCACCAAGCCGTGCTCCTCATTCAAGGCGAGGTGGTCGCCGCAGGAAAGCCCGACTCCCTCGCCCGCGGCGAGAGCGAGATCGCGCGAAAGTTCATCGAGCAATCGGGGGTGGACATTGCTCGCCTCTCGCGCGTCCCTCGTACCGAGCGATCGGGACCATCCGAACCTTCCAAGACGAAACAGGAATAAAGGAGAACAACGTGACCTTATCCACCCGCGAGCCGATCCAATTGATGCGACTCGGTCCACCCGATCATGAACGCCCCGCCGTGCGCCACCGAGGAGCGCTCTACGATCTGCTCCCCCTCACCGCCGACATCGACGGTTCGTTCCTGGAGGCGGACGGGATCGAGCGGGTCCGCGCGGCCCTCGCGCGCAAAGAGCTCCCCATGCTCGACGATCCGGGCGACGGCAGCGCCCTCCGGGTCGGCGCGCCCATCGCGCGTCCGACCAAAGTGGTCTGCATCGGCCTCAATTACAAAAAGCACGCCGAGGAGACCAACGCGCCCATCCCCACCGAGCCGGTCTTGTTCATGAAGGCCGCCGATACCGTGGTGGGCGCCTACGACGATGTGCTGGTGCCGCGGGGCTCCACCAAGACGGATTGGGAGGTCGAGCTCGCCGTGGTGATTGGAAAGACCGCGCGCTACTTGCAGAGCCACGCCGAGGCCCTCTCCTGCGTCGCCGGCTATGCGATTTCGAACGACGTGTCCGAGCGCGAGTTCCAGCTCGAACGCGGCGGGCAGTGGGACAAGGGCAAGTCGTGTGAGACCTTCAACCCGCTCGGCCCCTGGCTGGTGCCGGCCGACGACGTGGGCGACGTGCAACAACTCGACCTGAAGCTGTGGGTCAACGGCCAGCTCCGACAGAATTTATCCACCTCGGACATGATTTTCCCCGTTGCGGAGGTGGTTCGTTATGTGAGCCAATTTTTGGTGCTCCGTCCGGGAGACGTCATCAACACCGGCACGCCGCCGGGGGTGGCCCTCGGGCAGCCGGACCCCAAACCGTATTTGCGCAAAGGTGATGTGATGGAACTCGAGATTCAACATCTCGGCCGGCAGCGCCAGAGCCTCGGGCAAGCATGATGGCACGCGTGACCGGTCTCGACGTCTTCGATATCCGCTTCCCCACCTCGCGCGAGCTCGATGGCTCGGACGCGATGAACCCCGATCCGGATTACTCCGCGGCCTATGTCGTTCTTCACACGGATGACACCGGTGACACAACGGCGCCGGCCGGCCCCGCGGCCTCCAAAGGCTACGGCCTGGCGTTCACCATCGGCCGCGGCAACGACGTGCAGGTCGCGGCCATTCGCGCGCTCACCGCGCACGTGGTCGGGAGGCCCGTTCCCACCACCGCCGCGGACTTGGGCGCGCTCTCGCGCGATTTGATGGGCGACTCGCAGCTGCGCTGGCTCGGGCCCGAAAAGGGCGTGATGCACATGGCCATCGGCGCGGTGATCAACGCCGCGTGGGATCTGGCGGCGCGGCGGGCGGGAAAGCCGCTCTGGCAGTTCCTCGCCTCCATGAGCCCGGAGGAGATCGTCAGCCTGGTCGACTTCCGCTACCTCACCGATGCGCTCACCCCGGAAGAGGCGCTGGCGATCCTGAACGCCGCCAAACCGGGGCGGGCCGAGCGCGAGAGGCGGCTGCTCGCCGAGGGCTACCCCGCGTACACCACATCGGCGGGCTGGCTCGGCTACAGCGACGA contains these protein-coding regions:
- a CDS encoding DNA polymerase Y family protein → MNLPTHSRTENKRFAAMAFPHLRVAIARERAPARGPLAVVMAQPGSTIEGESSLLGNTRIDEVSPEAQALGILPGFTMAAARARSSELAVRVVSARAVERTLACVAEAMLALGRSTAFCTADDMVFVDVTGCEHLHAGPGDPSGAHTLAVRLRACAASLGHPFVRVAIARGPRMAAAFARHARSSESDARAGMAQVDPDDEAFARLPITALGLDGSHLDWLGKLGLSTIADLQKLPPSELGPRLRDRAVMALLRGEDETPLTPYVPPSLPEESIELEYGIDSHESLLFVAKTLCDRLSARLAGRAQCIARTELVLALDRALLPEGEPPRTVLASNLSAPIRTSTELMAVLRARIEAHALSAPVLAVTLRATKLVAHELRARDLFTPEARAAIRLPPLVAELEAELGERQVGMLCLENRWNPSQRMRLVPFAKRPKERRDRERREEPERRGPRLETERRISRAIEPGRFLRQPLLYTSPNPEAPTFFLARNGLAEWWRGPSHAAYDELAVFDPELGMIWLVRDARTKQLSLWGYIAHV
- a CDS encoding lysophospholipid acyltransferase family protein translates to MDDEARSIGAGSPSRLLAGLGWLIAKLPPAVLRVLGACIGFLAGSLLRIRRAHVEQAMEAGGIRHPRSSARAMYRSLGTSLFEFLWLAGGDAARLDACVRMDERSRRALAEARALGRGIVLAATHTGNWDLAACAMAREGPLLVVTKRLSLRALDHFWQSTRRGYGVRLCEAKGAMNEGRRMLRAGGAVAMMIDQVPVRWQHAVTVSFFGRPAHTDKAPAALAASAGAPLVVAGACRGPEGLHHLCVLDVLFPGEHARRAWIEEATRRSTYALERFVREHPSEWLWLHRRWKRLPKHPPGAPREPIAEGPRM
- a CDS encoding Rpn family recombination-promoting nuclease/putative transposase; its protein translation is MTTKSPHDALFKAAFGRSDIARSELETVLPPALRERLDLRSLELQPGSFVDEELESTHSDLLYETRTVCDVPALVYVLFEHQSSFDAQIPFRLLRYAVRVWNRWLVKHPGNGTKLPILVSVVLHHGAKGWRGRPDFASVLDANPDTIEATRPYVPHFDFVLDDLASLPLETLATRTLHVLGRLVQIAFWTSRSTERFEQAIPLMRDLAASTKRDASTRALLVQLYVYLNSVLRDVDASVVSTKLIEISGPEGKEDVMTAAEQLMNIGFAKGEEKGFAKGEEKGFAKGEADAWRRAIEKALAARNVPLGTASRARLLACTDVHVLEQWHERALTVATENDLFNI
- a CDS encoding thiazole synthase, whose product is MTDSLVIAGRSFRSRLIVGTGKYKSTEETERALDASGAEIITVALRRVDLHDKSSGSLMSLLTRRKDWTLLPNTAGCYTADEAVRTLRLARELGIASLVKLEVIGDPKTLYPDNEQTLEAARLLIKEGFTVLPYCIDDPIVCRKLEDLGCAAVMPLAAPIGSGLGIRNPHNLAIILEHAKVPVIVDAGVGTASDASIAMELGCHGVLMNTAIAHAKDPVLMATAMKEAVSSGRKAFLAGRMPRSRYANASSPTPGLIE
- a CDS encoding fumarylacetoacetate hydrolase family protein, whose translation is MTLSTREPIQLMRLGPPDHERPAVRHRGALYDLLPLTADIDGSFLEADGIERVRAALARKELPMLDDPGDGSALRVGAPIARPTKVVCIGLNYKKHAEETNAPIPTEPVLFMKAADTVVGAYDDVLVPRGSTKTDWEVELAVVIGKTARYLQSHAEALSCVAGYAISNDVSEREFQLERGGQWDKGKSCETFNPLGPWLVPADDVGDVQQLDLKLWVNGQLRQNLSTSDMIFPVAEVVRYVSQFLVLRPGDVINTGTPPGVALGQPDPKPYLRKGDVMELEIQHLGRQRQSLGQA
- a CDS encoding phosphopantetheine-binding protein, which codes for MGTTTVLSKHVELDRPIRPDDDITNDLGLDSLAVMEAVADIEDYFQINIPEDMLSRITTVDDVARALLDLQNAQPAK
- a CDS encoding ATP-binding cassette domain-containing protein, coding for MTNAYARGDGPRTGQKSDDERPSRPAIRADAAKGEAQREGIEGGGEELIVLRQVRKAFDETVVLKGIDLVVRRGETTVIIGGSGAGKTTLLRLIVALEQPTSGEILIAGENIVGLPERELNRIRTKFGMVYQYAALLDSYTVMENVAFPLIEHTKLSKKEIRERVLEKLRILGLDPKNVENKFPSELSGGMRKRVGLARALMLEPPILVYDEPTSGLDPLTSRLVDDLIEEMRERFNVTSLVISHDIASCFRIAHQAVLLIQGEVVAAGKPDSLARGESEIARKFIEQSGVDIARLSRVPRTERSGPSEPSKTKQE
- a CDS encoding recombinase A; this translates as MGVARLQEIFADFGSKSAELASQPDAIHALGWPHLEALLPDRGFLRGTVVELASPNMLGGGMHVALAAVRAALSKDANAFVAWLDPYETLYAPGIARVGIDLERLLVVRPAPSDLGRIAVKVVGSGAFEMVVVEMAPVPGASAPEALVPRGARKRRPLPNEVMVRKLSLLAAKEGTTVVLLTDSNIPRSLPWPVALRLELGRRPNELSVRVAKDRRGRMGPLRTWIPLDDLGRNHEPAHPLPHRE